ATCGTACGCAGCAGCTTGCGATCGACCTCGTCGAAGCCCTGGTCGTCGACCTCGAGCAGCTTCAAGCCGGCACGCGCGACATCGGCCGTGATGTGTCCGTCCGCCCGGACCTGCGCGTAATCACGAACGCGCCGCAGCAGCCGGTTGGCGATCCGCGGCGTGCCGCGTGAGCGCTCCGCAATGGTCTCCAGCGCGCTGCGGTCCGCGCCCGGCACGTTCAGCAGCCGGGACGAGCGCTCGAGAATCGCCAGCAGGTCCGCCCGCGTGTAGTACTGCAGGTGGTGGATCAGCCCGAAGCGGGATCGCAGCGGCGAGCTCAGCATGCCCGCCCGCGTCGTCGCCCCGATCAACGTGAACGGCTTGCACCGCACCTGCACCGTCCGCGCCGCCATGCCGCTGTCGAGCGTCACGTCGATCCGGAAGTCCTCCATCGCCGGGTAGATGAACTCCTCAACCGCGACCGGCAGCCGGTGGATCTCGTCGATGAACAGGATGTCGGCGTGCTGCAGGCGCGTGAGCGCCGCGACCAAGTCTGTGCCCCGTGCAAGGGCCGGCCCGCTCGTAACCGCGATCTTGACGCCCATCTCCTGCGCCAGCACGTGCGCGAGGGTGGTCTTGCCCAGCCCTGGCGGGCCGTGCAGCAGCACGTGCTCCAGCGGCTCCTTGCGGGCCTTGACCGCCTGGATCGCGATCGACACGCGGTCGATGAGTTCGCTCTGGCCCACGTACTCGCTGAGCGCGGTGGGGCGCAGCGCCCAGTTCACCTGCTCATCCTGCGGCGCGGCCTGCGAAGACAGAAGTCGGTCAGTTGCCAACGGAGCCCCTTTACCGCTTGCCCTTCTCCACCGGCAGGTTCTTGCTCTTCCACAACTGCATCAGCTTCTCCGGCGTGACCGGCTCCCACACGGCGCCGTCGGGCATCTCGGTCCGCAGCAGCTGGCCCTTGCCGTTGTAGTAGCTCACCAGTGCAGGCTTCTTGTCGCTCAGCTTGGTGGTGAGCTTCCACAGGCCGGGTCTTTCGGCCGGCTGCTCCAGCGTCTCGCGACGGTAGCACACGGTGGACTCATCCGAGAGGTAGCTGTAGAAGCCGTAGTCCATGGCCGCGCCGCTCTTGAGCAGAATGAGCGGCAGCAGCACTGATTCCACGCGGCTCACATACCCGTCCGCGACGAACACCGGGCGGATCTCCCGCGGCGCCATGCCCGTGCCCTCGACCTGCACCACCATGCCGTTGCCGGCGCGGGCGCCGCGCTCGGTCATGGTGTTGACCTGCGTGCCCTTGCGGATGGCGTTCTGCACCGTCCACGACTCGTCGCCCATGTCAGAGCTGACGAAGTACGAGGCGGTGGTGTCGATGATCACCGCCTTGTCGAGCATCCGCGACTCGATCTGCACAGTGAAGCCGTCCTGGTTCCCGCCGATCTGCCCCGCGGCCCGGGGGCCGACCTTGGCTGTGATGCGGCGGTAGCCGATCTCGGTCGCATCGGCATCAGCCCCGCTGGGTGAAGGCTTGTAGCAGCGTTCCCAGCGTTCGGGGTAGGCCGCGATGACTTCCTTCAGCTTCTGCGGCGCGGCGTCCCCGAGCACCTTCTGCCCGGCCGCGATTGCCGCGGCTCGGGTCAGCATGAGCTTGGCCGGATCCTCAAAGGTCGCCGAGGCGACCGTCGCCTCGTAGATCGACCGTGCCTTGTCGTAAGCGGCCGGTGTGGTGACCAGCTCGAACACAACGAACTGGTTGGTCCCCGGCTTGAAGATGGTCAACCCGCGGATGATCTCGGGCGAATCGACGGTCGCGCCCGGTACCGAGAAGTACACCCGCTCGGAATCCATCCCGCCAATGCGGATGGTCTTCCGCTGTTCCAGCAGCTTGCCCTTGAGCCCCGCCAGCTCCAGGTTGTTGGGGTTGCCCTCCTTTGGCACGAATACCTCGCCCCCCGCATTCCGGAAGTGCTCGGTCACGATCTGGTCGCACACCTCGGCCGCGGTCGTGTCCGAGTTGACGACCCGCGGCGTCTGGATGTTCACGATCCAGGTGCTGTTGGAGGTGGTGGGGGTGATCTGGACCGAGCTCTTGCCCCCGGCGGTACTGGCCTGGGCCAGTGTGTCGATGGGCAGGAACATGCTCAGGCCGACACTCTCGAGCTTCCAGGCGTCGGTCGCAAGCTCAACCGGGGACGGGTTGTACGTGCGGCTGGGCAGGGAGGGCTGGGCTGCCGGCTGGCCCGCCGGCTGCCCCGAAGGCGCAGGAACTGCCGGAGGCCGCTGCGGCTGCCGCTGGGGAGAGGTCTGGGCCGCCGCGGCGCCCGCCGCGAGGGCCAGGGCGCAGGCGGTAACGAGCTTCCAGCGGGAGTGGGGGGCGAATCTGGGCATGGCTTCTCCGGTACGGACCAATGTAGAGAGTTGGATCGGCCGAAACACGGACCGGCTTGTAGGAATGCTGTTCGGGGTGCCGTCGGGGGTAGGTTGATCACCCCAATGGGCGTGGAAAGCCGCTGTGGGCGGCCGTTGGAGAGCCAACGTTCAGAAACTGCGAACCCTGCGCAGTTGACACGACGGGGGCTGGGTCTATTCTTCCCTCCCGCTTCTCCGGGAGGAGCGGGTTTTTCGCGCCGTACTTTGGCAAGTAGCACGGGCAGCAGGTTCGGGGACATCCCCCAGGTGGTTTACGAATGACTGGCGGCAAGATTCGAATCCGGATGGAAGCGTACGACCACCTGGCCCTCGATGCCTCGGCGAAGGAAATCGTCGAGCACGCCAAGCGCACCAACGCGAAGGTCGCGGGTCCCATCCCGCTGCCCACCCGCATCGAGCGCTACACCGTCCTCCGCTCCCCGTTCATCGATAAGAAGTCCCGCGAGCAGTTCGAGATCCGCACTCACAAGCGGATCATCGACATCATCGAGCCCAACGCCCGCACCGTCGAGGCGCTCAACCGGCTCGTGGTCCCCGCGGGTGTGTTCGTGAAGATCAAGGCCTGAGTTTGAAGCCCCTGGAGCACTGAGCCCCGGGGGTTTTCGTTGGTAGGAAGTCGAGGACGCCATGGGCTTGTCTCTGCTGGGTAAGAAAATCGGTATGACCCGCGTCTACAACGACGCCGGCGTCAGCGTGCCTGTGACGGTGATCGAGTGCGGTCCCTGCGTGGTGACCCAGCTCCGCACCGCCGAGAAGGACGGCTACTCCGCCGTGCAGATCGGCTACGGCGAGGTCAAGGCGCGCAACAGCACGATGCCGCTCATCGCGCACGACGTGAAGGCGGGCACCACCCCCAAGCGTCACCACCGCGAGTTCCGCGTTGACGAGAAGGGCGCCGGCAGCTTCACGCTCGGCCAGACCCTCACCGTCAAGGAGCTCGAGGGCACGATGTTCGTCGACGTCATCGGCCGCAGCAAGGGCAAGGGCTTCGCCGGCGTGATGAAGCGCTGGCACTTCAAGGGCATGTTCGCCAGCCACGGCACCGAGCGTAAGCACCGGTCCCCCGGCTCGATCGGCTCGCTCTGCTCCAACCGCGGTTTCGGCGGCGGCCTCAAGAAGGGCAAGAAGATGGCCGGGCACATGGGTGACGAGCGCGTCACCACCCGCAGCCTGGACATCGTCCGCATGGACCCCGAGAAGAACCTGCTGCTGGTCAAGGGCCCGGTCCCCGGCGGCAAGAACGGTCTCGTTGAGGTCCGCCCCGCGGTTCGCCTGTACAAGAGCAAGGCGCGGCGCGTGGCAGGGAAGAAGTAAGCAGTTTGGTCGCCCCGGCGAGGGCGGCTGCCTAGTATCTCAACCCCCAACCCAGCAATGGGGCTCAAAGGTGAGTGGGGGATATCAGGAGTTTCGGACAGTTGCAGTCGCCGGCCGCTTGAAAGAGTGATCGGCGAGCCCGGGAGGTCCCGAAGGGGAAACCGCCGGGCAGCGACAAACGGTTTGAAGACAGCCGAGTCGATTCCGATCCACCCCGCACGCATGGTGCGTGTACCCGAAGAACTCCTCTTCGGGACTGGAGGCTGAGACGGATAGGCGGCAGACGACGCGAAGGCGTGGGCAGCATGGCCCGCCCGGAACGTCAGGCGTCAGACGAGGTGGAAGACACGATGAATGTCCCCGTCTACAACATGCAGGGCAAAGAAGTTGCCCAGTTCTCCATCGACGAGAAGTCCCTTGGCGGCGAGATCAACGCTTCGCTGATCAAGCAGGCGTACGTCCGCTACCACGCGAACCTCCGCCAGGGCTCCGCCCGCACCAAGAACCGCACCGAGGTCGAGGGCTCGACCCGCAAGATCTACAAGCAGAAGGGCACCGGCAACGCCCGTCACGGCGACCGCAAGGCCAACCTCTTCAAGGGCGGTGGCCACGGCCACTCCAAGAAGCGGACCCGCGAGGACTACCGCCTCGACATGCCCAAGAAGATGCGGCGCAAGGCCAACCGCAACGCGCTGCTCTCCAAGCTGATGGACAACGAGGTCCGCATCGTCGACGGCATCTCCTTCAAGGAGCCCAAGACGAAGGCTTTCCAGCAGTTCCTGGAGGCCGTGAAGGTCGACCGCTCCGCCCTGGTCGCCCTGCCCATGGACGACGCCGCCTCCGAGAGTGCCCGCAAGAGCGGCCGCAACATGGAGGACGTGAGCCTGGTCCGCGTCGATCAGCTCAACTGCTTCAACATGCTCAACCACCGGTACCTGGTCATCAGCAAGGCCGACCTCGAGGCCTGGCTGAAGGGCCCCGTTTCCCAGACCGGTAAGGACGCCAAGATCAACCCGCTCGGCCGCACGGCCAAGGTGGAGGTGGCCTGATGCCCGCCAACGTTGACCCCATCTACGTCATCAAGAAGCCGCTGCTCTCCGAGAAGAGCACCTACGCGATGAACGAGTACAAGCTCTACGCGTTCGAGGTGGACCCCCGCGCCACCAAGGACGAGATCAAGAACGCCATCGAGCAGATCTACAAGGTCCGCGTCGAGGCCGTGAACACGCAGGTGCGCAAGCACCGCTCCCGCATGCTGAAGTACGGCATGCAGCAGCCGGCCAACACGAAGAAGGCCACCGTCCGCCTGCACCCCGAGGACTCCATCGAGCTCTTCTGAGCTGACGCCCGACTGAGCGAAGCCAGTTCGAAGAGAAGGACCCAGCCATGCCCATCCGTGTTTACAAGAAGACCTCCGCCGGGCGCCGCAACGCCTCGGTGAACGAGCACGCGGAAGTCACCAAGAACTTCCCGGAGAAGTCGCTGCTGGCCCCCCTGCCCAAGACCGGCGGGCGCAACCACAGCGGCAAGATCACCTCCCGCGGCATCGGCGGCGGCGTCAAGAAGATGTACCGCATGATCGACTTCAAGCGTCGCGACCGCGACGGCATCGAAGGCAAGGTCATCGGCATCGAGTACGACCCCAACCGCTCCTGCCACATCGCCCTGATCGAGTACACCGACGGCGTCCGCCGCTACATCCCCTCGCCCGAGGGCCTCAAGGACGGCCAGACCATCCTGACCTCCAGCACCGAGGCGATCGAGCCGGCCATCGGCAACTCCATGGCCCTCCGCTTCGTGCCCACCGGCCTGGACGTGCACTGCGTCGAGCTCGAGAAGGGTCGCGGCGCCAAGATCTGCCGCTCCGCGGGCACCTACTGCAAGATGAGCAACAAGGAGGGTGACTACGCGACCCTCACCTTCCCCAGCGGCGAAGTCCGCCGGGTCCCGCTCGACTGCCGCTGCACCATCGGCAAGGTTGGGAACCCCGACCACCGCCTCCGCAAGCTCGGCAAGGCCGGCCTCTCCCGCCTGATGGGCATCCGCCCGATCACCCGCGGCGTCGCCAAGAGCCACCACGCCCACCCGCTGGGCGGCGGCTCGGGCCGCAGCAAGGGCAACCGTCCGCTCGCCGGCCCCACCGGCGTGCACGCCAAGGGCGGCAACACGCGTAACCGCAAGAAGCACTCCACCAAGCTGATCATCCGCCGCCGCGTCAGCAAGCGCTACGGCCAGAAGAAGTAATCCAGGGACACGCACATGGGACGCAGCCTCAAGAAAGGTCCGTTCGTCGATGAGAAGCTCTACCGCAAGGTGGAGAAGCTCAATGCCAGCCGCCGTCGCGAGCCCATCAAGACCTGGGCCCGCCGCAGCACGATCGTTCCCGAGTTCATCGGGCACACGTTCAAGGTGCACAACGGCAAGGCGTTCCTCGACGTGTTCGTGACCGAGGACATGGTCGGGCACAAGCTCGGCGAGTTCAGCATCTCCCGCACCTTCCGCGGGCACACGAACAAGAAGGAAGGCATCGAGGGCGCCGCCGCCGCGAAGTCCTAAAGCACGTCGTTCAACCCGCCGGCCCGCTGGGGCCGGCAGACGAGGGCCTACCCGTGAGGATTCAAGGAAAGAAGCTCAAGCAGCGTGCCCAGCAGGCCGGGATCACTCCCGAGCAGCTGGCGCAGGCGATCGCCGACGAGAACCTGAAGGTCGACCGGGCCCTCAGCGCGGTCAACAACTGGATGGTCGGCCGCGATCACCCGCGCTGCAAGGCGCCGATGATCAGCAAGATGGCCGGCGTCCTGGGCTGCGAAGCCAAGGACATCGCCGCCTTCACCAGCAAGGTCAACGGCCACCGCGGCAGCCCCCGCAAGGCGGGCCTCATCGCCGGCCTGATCCGCGGCAAGGACGTCATCGCCGCCCAGGACCTGCTGAACTTCAACACCAAGAAGGCCGCGGTGAACTTCAAGAAGGCCCTGAACGCGGCTATCACCGACGCCGAGCAGGCCGGCGCCGACACGACTCAGCTCTTCGTGAGCGAGAGCCGCGTCGACAACGGCCCGGTCATCAAGCGGTTCCAGCCCAAGGACCGCGGTCGTGCCCACCAGATTCTGAAGCCGTTGGCTCACATCACCATCAGCGTTGAAGAGCGCTCCGCGAAGGCGGGGGCGAGGTAAGCATGGGACAGAAGACGCATCCATTCGGTCTGCGGCTCGGGATCACCGAGGCTCACAAGAGCCGCTGGTACGCCCCCAAGGCTCTCTACGGCGAGCTCCTCGTCGAGGACGAGAAGATCCGCAAGTGGC
This DNA window, taken from Phycisphaerales bacterium, encodes the following:
- the ruvB gene encoding Holliday junction branch migration DNA helicase RuvB; translated protein: MATDRLLSSQAAPQDEQVNWALRPTALSEYVGQSELIDRVSIAIQAVKARKEPLEHVLLHGPPGLGKTTLAHVLAQEMGVKIAVTSGPALARGTDLVAALTRLQHADILFIDEIHRLPVAVEEFIYPAMEDFRIDVTLDSGMAARTVQVRCKPFTLIGATTRAGMLSSPLRSRFGLIHHLQYYTRADLLAILERSSRLLNVPGADRSALETIAERSRGTPRIANRLLRRVRDYAQVRADGHITADVARAGLKLLEVDDQGFDEVDRKLLRT
- the rpsJ gene encoding 30S ribosomal protein S10, producing the protein MTGGKIRIRMEAYDHLALDASAKEIVEHAKRTNAKVAGPIPLPTRIERYTVLRSPFIDKKSREQFEIRTHKRIIDIIEPNARTVEALNRLVVPAGVFVKIKA
- the rplC gene encoding 50S ribosomal protein L3, yielding MGLSLLGKKIGMTRVYNDAGVSVPVTVIECGPCVVTQLRTAEKDGYSAVQIGYGEVKARNSTMPLIAHDVKAGTTPKRHHREFRVDEKGAGSFTLGQTLTVKELEGTMFVDVIGRSKGKGFAGVMKRWHFKGMFASHGTERKHRSPGSIGSLCSNRGFGGGLKKGKKMAGHMGDERVTTRSLDIVRMDPEKNLLLVKGPVPGGKNGLVEVRPAVRLYKSKARRVAGKK
- the rplD gene encoding 50S ribosomal protein L4, producing MNVPVYNMQGKEVAQFSIDEKSLGGEINASLIKQAYVRYHANLRQGSARTKNRTEVEGSTRKIYKQKGTGNARHGDRKANLFKGGGHGHSKKRTREDYRLDMPKKMRRKANRNALLSKLMDNEVRIVDGISFKEPKTKAFQQFLEAVKVDRSALVALPMDDAASESARKSGRNMEDVSLVRVDQLNCFNMLNHRYLVISKADLEAWLKGPVSQTGKDAKINPLGRTAKVEVA
- the rplW gene encoding 50S ribosomal protein L23, coding for MPANVDPIYVIKKPLLSEKSTYAMNEYKLYAFEVDPRATKDEIKNAIEQIYKVRVEAVNTQVRKHRSRMLKYGMQQPANTKKATVRLHPEDSIELF
- the rplB gene encoding 50S ribosomal protein L2 — its product is MPIRVYKKTSAGRRNASVNEHAEVTKNFPEKSLLAPLPKTGGRNHSGKITSRGIGGGVKKMYRMIDFKRRDRDGIEGKVIGIEYDPNRSCHIALIEYTDGVRRYIPSPEGLKDGQTILTSSTEAIEPAIGNSMALRFVPTGLDVHCVELEKGRGAKICRSAGTYCKMSNKEGDYATLTFPSGEVRRVPLDCRCTIGKVGNPDHRLRKLGKAGLSRLMGIRPITRGVAKSHHAHPLGGGSGRSKGNRPLAGPTGVHAKGGNTRNRKKHSTKLIIRRRVSKRYGQKK
- the rpsS gene encoding 30S ribosomal protein S19; amino-acid sequence: MGRSLKKGPFVDEKLYRKVEKLNASRRREPIKTWARRSTIVPEFIGHTFKVHNGKAFLDVFVTEDMVGHKLGEFSISRTFRGHTNKKEGIEGAAAAKS
- the rplV gene encoding 50S ribosomal protein L22, translated to MRIQGKKLKQRAQQAGITPEQLAQAIADENLKVDRALSAVNNWMVGRDHPRCKAPMISKMAGVLGCEAKDIAAFTSKVNGHRGSPRKAGLIAGLIRGKDVIAAQDLLNFNTKKAAVNFKKALNAAITDAEQAGADTTQLFVSESRVDNGPVIKRFQPKDRGRAHQILKPLAHITISVEERSAKAGAR